One region of Quercus lobata isolate SW786 chromosome 2, ValleyOak3.0 Primary Assembly, whole genome shotgun sequence genomic DNA includes:
- the LOC115975190 gene encoding small G protein signaling modulator 1-like isoform X1, whose protein sequence is MVVLPISTKTTTWWKKKKKQQNTTSFGGCGEGLTVISRCFFLLMLFLSTGGDGNKSILLVEANSHGGGGGGGVGGGWASSASSNVGIAIIVTAMAGIALAATVVYSRRGTLKSPWSRKRRKHALLPKQWNRFFTPDGRLSDGGAKFLKKVRSGGIDPSIRKEVWPFLLGVYDMNSTQEERDLIKEQKRREYGSLRKQCKQILKRSEKSLKSKETSGISSNEGSGDFSQVLDSSCSEDMASASRSPSIFGRTLTEDPDPPIWDQALQSPSLLEEDGDKSGLTCEDASAGDTESSDSDSSEEPEDMQPLLATKGSEENYLDEPAKQNSSSTDLENKSPSSTENKPKPFNAEDFAKWQRIIRLDALRANDEWIAYSPSQSAVSEIKAHQLADSVGLKEYDHLEPCRVFHAARMVAILEAYALHDPEIGYCQGMSDLLDPIITVFEEDHEAFWCFVGFMKKARHNFRLDEVGIQRQLKIVSKIIQRKDIHLYRHLEKLKAEDCFFVYRMVIVLFRRELSFEQTLCLWEVIWADQAAIRAGTAKSTWGRIRLRAPPNEDLLLYAISACVLQKRKLIIEKYSSMDEIMRECNSMAGRLDVWKLLDDAHDLVVTLHDKI, encoded by the exons ATGGTGGTGTTGCCCATATCGACAAAAACGACGACGtggtggaagaagaagaagaaacaacaaaatactactagttttggtggttgtggcgAGGGCTTAACGGTAATTTCACGGTGCTTCTTCTTGTTGATGCTATTCTTGTCAACCGGCGGTGATGGTAACAAATCGATCTTGCTCGTCGAAGCTAACAGTCACGGCGGCGGCGGAGGTGGTGGCGTCGGCGGAGGCTGGGCTTCCTCGGCGTCTTCCAATGTCGGGATAGCCATCATCGTGACGGCCATGGCCGGAATTGCCTTGGCCGCCACCGTCGTCTACTCTCGTAG GGGAACTCTTAAATCACCTTGGTCACGTAAGAGAAGAAAAcatgcccttcttcccaaacaaTGGAATAGGTTCTTTACACCAGATGGAAGGCTCAGCGATGGTGGAGCCAAGTTTCTGAAGAAAGTTCGCAGTGGA GGTATTGATCCAAGCATTAGAAAAGAGGTTTGGCCGTTCCTTCTCGGAGT CTATGACATGAACAGTACTCAGGAAGAAAGGGATTTGATCAAAGAACAGAAAAG AAGAGAATATGGTAGCCTGCGGAAGCAGTGCAAGCAAATTTTAAAACGCAGTGAAAAGAGCTTAAAGTCCAAGGAAACTTCTGGGATCAGCAGCAATGAGGGCAGTGGGGATTTTAGTCAGGTTTTAGATTCTTCTTGCTCAGAAGACATGGCCAGTGCCAGTAGGTCCCCTTCGATCTTTGGAAGAACATTGACTGAGGATCCAGATCCCCCTATCTGGGATCAAGCCCTTCAATCCCCTTCATTATTGGAAGAAGATGGTGATAAGAGTGGACTAACTTGTGAAGATGCCTCTGCTGGTGATACAGAGTCGTCTGATTCTGACTCCTCAGAAGAACCTGAAGACATGCAACCTTTACTTGCCACCAAGGGAAGTGAAGAAAATTATCTTGATGAGCCTGCCAAGCAGAATTCATCTTCCACTGATTTAGAAAACAAGTCTCCCTCCAGCACTGAAAACAAGCCCAAACCATTCAATGCTGAAGACTTTGCCAAATGGCAAAGAATCATCCGTCTTGATGCTTTGCGGGCAAATGATGAATGGATTGCCTACTCGCCATCACAGTCTGCAGTGTCAGAGATCAAAGCTCACCAGTTAGCAGATAGTGTCGGGTTGAAGGAATATGATCACTTGGAGCCATGCAGAGTTTTTCATGCTGCACGCATGGTTGCTATCCTGGAAGCCTATGCACTACATGATCCTGAGATTGGTTACTGCCAGGGTATGAGTGATCTACTTGATCCAATAATCACAGTGTTTGAGGAGGACCATGAAGCCTTCTGGTGTTTCGTGGGTTTCATGAAAAAAGCTCGGCATAATTTCCGACTTGATGAGGTGGGAATTCAGAGGCAGCTGAAAATTGTTTCCAAGATTATCCAACGCAAGGATATTCATCTCTACAGGCACCTGGAGAAGCTTAAAGCAGAGGATTGCTTTTTTGTGTACAGAATGGTGATTGTTCTCTTCAGAAGGGAATTAAGCTTTGAGCAGACACTATGCCTCTGGGAGGTAATATGGGCTGATCAGGCTGCGATTAGAGCAGGGACTGCAAAGTCTACTTGGGGGAGAATAAGGCTGAGAGCCCCTCCTAATGAGGATTTGTTGCTTTATGCCATATCAGCCTGTGTGCTGCAAAAGAGGAAGCTGATAATTGAGAAGTACAGCTCCATGGACGAAATTATGAGGGAGTGCAATAGCATGGCTGGCCGTCTCGATGTTTGGAAGCTTCTAGATGATGCTCATGATTTGGTGGTCACCCTCCATGACAAGATTTAG
- the LOC115975190 gene encoding GTPase-activating protein gyp7-like isoform X2 → MITEENPVMRALRRSQTSSPSSNSSSSSPSSSSSSSSSWIHLRSVLLVVASSSSSSSSPSSSQSQSQSSSSSSPIPTDRGTLKSPWSRKRRKHALLPKQWNRFFTPDGRLSDGGAKFLKKVRSGGIDPSIRKEVWPFLLGVYDMNSTQEERDLIKEQKRREYGSLRKQCKQILKRSEKSLKSKETSGISSNEGSGDFSQVLDSSCSEDMASASRSPSIFGRTLTEDPDPPIWDQALQSPSLLEEDGDKSGLTCEDASAGDTESSDSDSSEEPEDMQPLLATKGSEENYLDEPAKQNSSSTDLENKSPSSTENKPKPFNAEDFAKWQRIIRLDALRANDEWIAYSPSQSAVSEIKAHQLADSVGLKEYDHLEPCRVFHAARMVAILEAYALHDPEIGYCQGMSDLLDPIITVFEEDHEAFWCFVGFMKKARHNFRLDEVGIQRQLKIVSKIIQRKDIHLYRHLEKLKAEDCFFVYRMVIVLFRRELSFEQTLCLWEVIWADQAAIRAGTAKSTWGRIRLRAPPNEDLLLYAISACVLQKRKLIIEKYSSMDEIMRECNSMAGRLDVWKLLDDAHDLVVTLHDKI, encoded by the exons ATGATTACGGAAGAGAATCCTGTAATGAGAGCCCTACGGCGAAGTCAAACTTCTTCACCGTCGTCaaattcatcttcatcttcaccgTCATCGTCGTCATCGTCATCATCGTCGTGGATTCATTTGAGATCGGTTTTGTTAGTCGTtgcttcatcatcatcatcgtcatcgtCACCATCGTCATCACAGTCACAGTCAcagtcatcatcatcatcctcaccAATTCCCACTGATCG GGGAACTCTTAAATCACCTTGGTCACGTAAGAGAAGAAAAcatgcccttcttcccaaacaaTGGAATAGGTTCTTTACACCAGATGGAAGGCTCAGCGATGGTGGAGCCAAGTTTCTGAAGAAAGTTCGCAGTGGA GGTATTGATCCAAGCATTAGAAAAGAGGTTTGGCCGTTCCTTCTCGGAGT CTATGACATGAACAGTACTCAGGAAGAAAGGGATTTGATCAAAGAACAGAAAAG AAGAGAATATGGTAGCCTGCGGAAGCAGTGCAAGCAAATTTTAAAACGCAGTGAAAAGAGCTTAAAGTCCAAGGAAACTTCTGGGATCAGCAGCAATGAGGGCAGTGGGGATTTTAGTCAGGTTTTAGATTCTTCTTGCTCAGAAGACATGGCCAGTGCCAGTAGGTCCCCTTCGATCTTTGGAAGAACATTGACTGAGGATCCAGATCCCCCTATCTGGGATCAAGCCCTTCAATCCCCTTCATTATTGGAAGAAGATGGTGATAAGAGTGGACTAACTTGTGAAGATGCCTCTGCTGGTGATACAGAGTCGTCTGATTCTGACTCCTCAGAAGAACCTGAAGACATGCAACCTTTACTTGCCACCAAGGGAAGTGAAGAAAATTATCTTGATGAGCCTGCCAAGCAGAATTCATCTTCCACTGATTTAGAAAACAAGTCTCCCTCCAGCACTGAAAACAAGCCCAAACCATTCAATGCTGAAGACTTTGCCAAATGGCAAAGAATCATCCGTCTTGATGCTTTGCGGGCAAATGATGAATGGATTGCCTACTCGCCATCACAGTCTGCAGTGTCAGAGATCAAAGCTCACCAGTTAGCAGATAGTGTCGGGTTGAAGGAATATGATCACTTGGAGCCATGCAGAGTTTTTCATGCTGCACGCATGGTTGCTATCCTGGAAGCCTATGCACTACATGATCCTGAGATTGGTTACTGCCAGGGTATGAGTGATCTACTTGATCCAATAATCACAGTGTTTGAGGAGGACCATGAAGCCTTCTGGTGTTTCGTGGGTTTCATGAAAAAAGCTCGGCATAATTTCCGACTTGATGAGGTGGGAATTCAGAGGCAGCTGAAAATTGTTTCCAAGATTATCCAACGCAAGGATATTCATCTCTACAGGCACCTGGAGAAGCTTAAAGCAGAGGATTGCTTTTTTGTGTACAGAATGGTGATTGTTCTCTTCAGAAGGGAATTAAGCTTTGAGCAGACACTATGCCTCTGGGAGGTAATATGGGCTGATCAGGCTGCGATTAGAGCAGGGACTGCAAAGTCTACTTGGGGGAGAATAAGGCTGAGAGCCCCTCCTAATGAGGATTTGTTGCTTTATGCCATATCAGCCTGTGTGCTGCAAAAGAGGAAGCTGATAATTGAGAAGTACAGCTCCATGGACGAAATTATGAGGGAGTGCAATAGCATGGCTGGCCGTCTCGATGTTTGGAAGCTTCTAGATGATGCTCATGATTTGGTGGTCACCCTCCATGACAAGATTTAG